From a region of the Campylobacter sp. genome:
- a CDS encoding transporter substrate-binding domain-containing protein, with protein sequence MKKIILGILLLFTSSVVANTLSEIRQSGSVRVGVFEAQPPFSKFEDGKFQGFEVTLAEALSKDIFGGKAGKVEFVPVKASERLKALEENKVDMVLATFTITNERKQLVDFTTPYFAVNIGVLTRAGDRIKTVSDLHDKPIIAETGTTGEAYFRKEGFEIVNCATANECYKMLKDGKGIGYATDNLIVLAYAVIDSDTEVNIKNLGVSDFLGIAVSKGNKDLLEFLNGELVKLSKNGFMKKTYDETIEPYYKGTAEKKYFLLDDLYSLF encoded by the coding sequence ATGAAAAAGATAATTTTGGGAATTTTATTGCTATTTACAAGTAGTGTAGTGGCAAATACCCTATCTGAGATTAGGCAATCGGGCAGTGTGCGCGTAGGCGTATTTGAGGCGCAACCGCCTTTTAGTAAATTTGAAGACGGCAAATTTCAAGGATTTGAGGTGACCCTAGCCGAGGCGCTATCAAAAGATATATTCGGTGGCAAGGCGGGCAAGGTAGAATTCGTACCCGTAAAGGCTAGTGAGCGTTTAAAAGCGTTGGAAGAAAATAAAGTAGATATGGTGCTTGCGACCTTTACGATCACAAATGAGCGTAAGCAGCTAGTCGATTTTACGACGCCATATTTCGCAGTAAATATCGGCGTGCTAACCCGCGCCGGCGATAGGATCAAGACTGTATCGGATCTGCACGACAAGCCGATCATCGCAGAAACCGGAACTACGGGTGAGGCGTATTTTAGAAAAGAGGGCTTTGAAATTGTAAATTGCGCTACCGCAAACGAATGCTATAAAATGCTAAAGGATGGTAAGGGCATCGGATATGCGACAGACAATCTGATAGTTTTGGCTTATGCTGTCATCGACAGCGACACTGAGGTAAATATAAAAAATTTAGGCGTTTCGGATTTCTTAGGCATCGCGGTTTCTAAGGGCAATAAGGATCTGCTTGAGTTCTTAAATGGCGAGCTAGTCAAGCTAAGCAAGAACGGCTTTATGAAAAAGACCTATGACGAGACGATCGAGCCGTATTACAAGGGCACTGCGGAGAAAAAATATTTCTTGCTGGATGACCTTTATAGCCTATTTTAG
- the ung gene encoding uracil-DNA glycosylase, producing MQINLDNVRIESGWKEALREEFLSEYFAKIKENLLAAKAREIVYPPGNLIFNAFNLTPFERVRAVILGQDPYHGAHQAMGLSFSVPRGVRIPPSLVNIYKEIKSDLGISEPASGDLSYWAKQGVLLLNASLSVGANRANSHSGFGWQIFTDAVIKILSARRQSLVFMLWGNFAKAKSTLIDAQRHLILTAAHPSPLAGGAFFGCKHFSRCNEYLRAHGLGEIDWDLNHGAD from the coding sequence GCGCTTAGAGAGGAATTTTTAAGCGAGTATTTTGCGAAGATCAAAGAAAATCTGCTCGCCGCAAAGGCGCGCGAGATCGTCTATCCGCCGGGAAATTTGATCTTTAACGCCTTTAATCTCACCCCGTTTGAGCGGGTACGCGCGGTGATTTTGGGGCAGGATCCCTACCACGGCGCGCATCAGGCGATGGGGCTTAGCTTTTCGGTGCCGCGCGGCGTGCGAATCCCGCCTAGCCTCGTAAATATCTACAAAGAGATTAAGAGCGATCTGGGTATCAGCGAGCCTGCTAGCGGCGATCTGAGCTACTGGGCGAAGCAGGGCGTGCTGCTACTTAACGCGAGCCTTAGCGTGGGCGCGAACCGCGCGAACTCGCACAGCGGCTTCGGCTGGCAAATTTTCACCGACGCCGTGATTAAAATTTTAAGCGCGAGGCGGCAAAGCTTAGTCTTTATGCTGTGGGGAAATTTCGCCAAAGCAAAATCTACGCTGATCGATGCGCAGAGGCATCTCATTTTAACCGCCGCGCATCCTAGTCCGCTTGCAGGAGGAGCGTTTTTCGGCTGCAAGCATTTTAGCAGATGCAACGAATATCTGCGCGCGCACGGTCTGGGAGAGATCGATTGGGATCTAAATCACGGCGCAGATTAA